The Leptolyngbya sp. CCY15150 genome contains a region encoding:
- a CDS encoding protein kinase family protein: MRLPDLVNPVRRKASEVFNFVNHPTQVLMQRGKKTALNIYRSLALPGKEKSDSQETSESQQTQPLETIPQPTSLQRVVIPGHSPKESRAAEELLVVSRHQHGNYDVQPLPANHQISASQWDQYTVKSCLVNAEDTRIYSGINRNNDDVFIKEYILNESDFSAKEIQERKQSFERLVNLNLKIGHGPDFRIIKLLDVITHPENNRCHLVYKSLGDRIVTLEDYLTHSPKMSASEVREMLRQVLESLRFLHSAYRVWFSADVSERGIPHGNISLKSLLFRQFRVAGVTQERRFFIYLSDLALWNHIFYTPGDTRYQAIATCSQELGSFQQDLIDLGTVAFQLAGGQLNPVNNLPQELISNQPWLDLADEPLRLFLRRLVGAGGRFNTAEEALKELLHLPEPQPIVLPEEQEESDVREAKTQQASFLWFIVAGAIATLLLIELGRSIIQERPQLEVLPPINEPISYFSDVNTLGGREVRYMIESESHWDVILQRRLRGTDFSLDHLPNLLESIEERYNQTRRHSPVTLSQTQILAQPLSGITLFDSNTTQEEPVSNQEFILQYPRLWDVAFMRERADFPANFQSVPVARDALVVLVPFSDVNHPNGNAPRRLEGYISLDDLRTIYTGDSLDPILSNGQAVTLYFPDPTLSGNQDTIRLFETLVLGDDDALVSRFHSLREAAAERDQAIANTSEYKDNNFQNNLYSRLNFTLRDQSRNAPIAIGFDRLGRAFNQCSVYPLAIRDSNGQHQPLLQATGQPIDEFTDLCGRKGSYFPDLSTYPNQLQYQLSVVFSRESEIGLAMAELLKTTEGQYLMSELGLIPIDHSMAEILTLARRTQND, from the coding sequence ATGAGACTTCCAGATCTAGTTAACCCAGTTCGGCGAAAAGCAAGTGAGGTGTTTAATTTTGTTAACCATCCCACTCAAGTCCTAATGCAACGAGGCAAGAAAACCGCCCTCAATATTTACCGTTCTCTGGCACTACCTGGGAAAGAAAAGTCTGATTCCCAAGAAACTAGCGAGTCTCAACAAACTCAACCACTAGAGACAATCCCTCAACCGACATCGCTTCAACGAGTTGTTATACCAGGTCATAGTCCTAAAGAATCTCGTGCGGCGGAAGAATTATTAGTCGTTTCTCGCCATCAACATGGCAACTATGACGTTCAGCCCCTACCTGCTAATCATCAAATTAGTGCTAGTCAGTGGGATCAATATACAGTCAAATCCTGTTTAGTTAACGCTGAAGACACACGTATTTATAGTGGCATCAATCGGAATAATGATGATGTTTTTATTAAAGAATATATTCTGAACGAAAGCGACTTTAGTGCGAAGGAAATCCAAGAGCGCAAGCAATCATTTGAGCGTTTGGTTAATTTAAATCTAAAGATTGGACATGGCCCAGATTTTCGCATCATTAAACTTTTAGATGTCATCACCCACCCTGAAAATAATCGCTGTCATTTAGTTTACAAATCGTTAGGCGATCGCATTGTTACGCTAGAAGATTACTTAACACATTCTCCCAAGATGTCTGCTAGCGAAGTGCGGGAGATGTTGAGGCAGGTGCTTGAGAGCCTACGCTTTTTGCATAGTGCCTATCGAGTTTGGTTTTCTGCTGATGTCTCAGAGCGAGGTATTCCCCATGGCAACATCAGCTTAAAAAGCTTGCTATTTCGTCAATTTCGAGTCGCCGGCGTAACGCAAGAACGACGTTTTTTCATCTATCTGTCAGATTTAGCTTTATGGAATCACATCTTTTATACTCCCGGAGATACTAGATACCAAGCGATCGCCACCTGTTCTCAAGAGCTAGGTTCGTTTCAGCAGGATCTGATTGATCTGGGAACTGTAGCATTTCAGTTGGCTGGTGGTCAGCTTAATCCTGTGAATAATCTTCCCCAAGAGTTGATATCCAATCAGCCTTGGCTGGACTTAGCTGACGAGCCATTACGTTTATTCCTCCGAAGATTGGTGGGCGCTGGTGGACGGTTCAATACGGCTGAGGAGGCGCTAAAAGAACTATTGCACCTACCTGAACCTCAGCCAATTGTTTTGCCAGAAGAGCAGGAGGAGTCTGACGTTCGGGAAGCCAAGACTCAGCAAGCTTCCTTTCTCTGGTTTATTGTTGCAGGGGCGATCGCAACATTGCTTTTAATAGAACTAGGGCGATCGATCATCCAGGAGCGACCGCAGCTTGAGGTTCTGCCGCCGATAAATGAACCCATCAGTTATTTTAGCGATGTCAATACCCTCGGAGGTCGTGAGGTTCGGTACATGATCGAATCTGAAAGCCACTGGGATGTGATACTTCAACGCCGGCTACGAGGTACTGATTTTAGTCTTGATCATCTGCCAAATTTATTGGAGTCGATAGAAGAACGATATAACCAGACTAGACGTCATTCCCCCGTAACGCTCTCACAAACACAAATTCTCGCTCAACCCTTGAGTGGCATCACATTATTTGATAGCAATACCACACAAGAAGAACCGGTATCTAACCAAGAGTTTATTCTCCAATATCCCCGGTTGTGGGATGTGGCATTTATGCGAGAGAGGGCTGACTTCCCTGCAAACTTTCAATCAGTGCCCGTTGCTAGAGATGCACTAGTTGTTTTAGTGCCATTTAGTGATGTCAACCATCCCAACGGCAATGCACCAAGACGACTAGAGGGGTACATTTCTCTTGATGATCTTCGCACCATTTACACCGGCGACTCCTTAGATCCTATTCTCAGTAATGGTCAAGCGGTGACGTTATATTTTCCTGATCCTACATTGTCTGGAAATCAGGATACAATTCGTTTGTTTGAGACGTTAGTATTAGGTGATGATGATGCCTTAGTGTCTCGATTCCATAGTCTGAGGGAGGCAGCGGCCGAGCGAGATCAAGCGATCGCAAACACATCAGAGTATAAAGATAATAATTTTCAGAATAATTTGTATTCTCGCTTGAATTTTACACTACGAGATCAATCTCGCAATGCGCCGATCGCCATTGGCTTTGATCGTCTAGGACGTGCCTTTAATCAATGTTCAGTCTATCCATTAGCCATTCGGGACAGTAATGGTCAACACCAGCCGTTGCTGCAAGCAACAGGACAGCCCATTGATGAATTTACTGATCTATGTGGCAGGAAAGGAAGCTATTTCCCAGATCTATCAACCTATCCTAATCAGCTGCAATATCAGTTGTCGGTGGTGTTTTCCAGGGAATCTGAAATCGGTTTAGCCATGGCTGAACTACTCAAGACCACAGAGGGACAGTATTTGATGAGTGAATTGGGTTTAATTCCAATAGACCATTCAATGGCAGAGATTTTGACGTTAGCAAGGAGGACACAAAATGACTGA
- a CDS encoding phage tail protein has translation MAQTTNSSGQTSPSQGETESEQHNYQLNYVTANRFYVEMESEIKASFNECSGLGVKVNYTSHREGGVNDQRRILLEQAEFTDVTLKRGITDNLMFWEWMKTLLDSSKRPERRNINILLFNQAGETMQCWTLIGAVPVEWKAPAMQADATTVAIEELTIAYEGLKVERQYEDSAQVMLEDRDASGYYS, from the coding sequence ATGGCACAAACTACCAATAGCAGCGGACAAACCTCCCCATCTCAGGGGGAAACTGAAAGCGAGCAACATAATTATCAGCTTAACTATGTGACGGCGAATCGTTTCTATGTAGAAATGGAAAGTGAAATTAAGGCGTCATTTAATGAATGTTCTGGATTAGGTGTCAAGGTCAATTATACATCTCATCGGGAAGGAGGAGTGAATGACCAGCGCCGAATTCTCTTGGAGCAAGCTGAGTTTACAGACGTAACGCTCAAGCGAGGCATTACAGATAATCTAATGTTTTGGGAGTGGATGAAGACACTCTTAGATTCTAGCAAGCGTCCAGAAAGACGCAATATAAATATTTTGCTATTTAATCAAGCGGGAGAAACTATGCAGTGTTGGACGTTAATTGGAGCTGTACCGGTGGAGTGGAAAGCGCCTGCTATGCAAGCGGATGCAACAACGGTTGCTATTGAAGAATTGACCATTGCCTATGAAGGGCTCAAGGTTGAGCGTCAGTACGAAGATAGCGCGCAGGTGATGTTAGAAGATAGAGATGCTTCGGGGTATTATAGCTAG